The following are encoded together in the Streptomyces sp. NBC_00341 genome:
- a CDS encoding PhzF family phenazine biosynthesis protein has protein sequence MNEISPAAVLRYTAFSADPDGGNPAGVVLDASGMDESEMLAVAAELGYSESAFLTGRTGAAAPGARGYAIRYFSPKAEVPFCGHATVATALALAERDGPGDLEFATAAGPVPVTVVREGAELRATLTSVEPHITDVSPDDLAEALAGLGWPATDLDPALPPRIAYAGARHLVLAAATRERLADLDYDFGRVESLMHRLDLTTLQLVWRASETVFHVRDPFPVGGVVEDPATGAAAAAFGAYLRALSLVPDTAGLTLHQGEDMGRPGTLTVTLRAGDTRVRVSGTGTRIPAAVRRPFSG, from the coding sequence ATGAACGAGATCTCGCCGGCCGCGGTCCTCCGCTACACCGCCTTCTCCGCCGATCCGGACGGCGGCAATCCGGCCGGTGTGGTGCTGGACGCGTCCGGGATGGACGAGTCGGAGATGCTCGCCGTGGCGGCGGAGCTCGGATACAGCGAGTCGGCCTTCCTGACCGGGCGGACCGGGGCGGCGGCGCCGGGCGCACGCGGCTACGCGATCCGCTACTTCAGCCCGAAGGCGGAGGTCCCCTTCTGCGGGCACGCCACCGTCGCGACGGCCCTGGCGCTCGCCGAGCGGGACGGCCCCGGAGACCTGGAGTTCGCCACCGCCGCCGGGCCGGTGCCGGTCACCGTCGTCCGCGAGGGCGCCGAGCTGCGGGCCACCCTCACCAGCGTGGAGCCCCACATCACGGACGTCTCCCCGGACGACCTGGCGGAGGCGCTGGCCGGCCTGGGCTGGCCGGCCACCGATCTCGACCCGGCCCTGCCGCCCCGCATCGCCTACGCGGGCGCCCGGCACCTGGTGCTGGCCGCCGCGACCCGGGAGCGGCTGGCCGACCTCGACTACGACTTCGGCCGTGTCGAATCACTGATGCACCGGCTGGACCTGACCACGCTGCAACTGGTGTGGCGCGCCTCAGAGACCGTCTTCCACGTCCGCGACCCGTTCCCCGTCGGCGGCGTGGTCGAGGACCCGGCGACGGGCGCGGCGGCCGCCGCCTTCGGCGCGTATCTGCGGGCCCTCTCCCTGGTCCCGGACACCGCCGGGCTGACCCTCCACCAGGGTGAGGACATGGGCCGGCCCGGCACCCTCACCGTCACGCTGCGGGCGGGCGACACGCGGGTCAGGGTGAGCGGGACGGGCACCAGGATCCCGGCGGCGGTCCGGCGGCCGTTCAGCGGCTGA
- a CDS encoding DUF6328 family protein, with translation MKPLDSAPLDTESGRPVERGAPGAEGPSRESTHRPAGENEVDPREFAEEDPRERVNRRWNEILQETRVAQTGIQILFGFLLSVAFTQRFEKLGDFDHRVYVITVLLGAAAIGALIAPVALHRFLSGSRMKDEVVAVAGRFMVCGMVLLALTIGCTLLLLLHTVLTDLLAEILVGTVMAWFAAAWFVLPLVLKTRSGRRGD, from the coding sequence ATGAAGCCACTGGACTCCGCGCCCCTGGACACGGAGAGCGGCAGACCCGTCGAGCGCGGTGCGCCCGGGGCGGAAGGCCCGAGCCGGGAGAGTACGCACCGGCCGGCCGGTGAGAACGAGGTGGACCCGAGGGAGTTCGCGGAAGAGGACCCCAGGGAGCGGGTCAACCGCCGCTGGAACGAGATCCTTCAGGAAACGAGGGTCGCCCAGACCGGTATACAGATCCTCTTCGGCTTCCTGCTCAGCGTCGCGTTCACTCAGAGATTCGAGAAGCTGGGCGACTTCGACCACCGTGTCTACGTCATCACCGTCCTCCTCGGCGCCGCCGCCATCGGAGCACTCATAGCGCCCGTCGCGCTGCACCGGTTCCTTTCCGGCTCCCGGATGAAGGACGAAGTGGTAGCCGTCGCCGGACGGTTCATGGTGTGCGGCATGGTCCTGCTCGCACTGACCATCGGCTGCACGCTCCTTCTTCTGCTGCACACCGTACTCACCGACCTTCTGGCGGAGATCCTTGTCGGCACCGTCATGGCGTGGTTCGCCGCGGCCTGGTTCGTACTCCCGTTGGTCCTCAAGACGCGCTCGGGCCGCCGAGGCGACTGA
- a CDS encoding ScbA/BarX family gamma-butyrolactone biosynthesis protein, whose product MRRRSSPEHLRQLVHRPDPQDVFPTGLTRLTDSQFSVSAHWPRPHRFFAPVAGHQDPLLIAETMRQTTMLIAHSEFGVPLGDAFVMWELRYASEAGRLVLGEEPWDITVDVSCSRIQRRGRSLGSMHLELLLHRRGTVLATGGGRISCTSARAYQRVRGHRADMLDARIPLLPAVAPRTVGRTSEHDVVLAPAAAPSTWALRLDTRHPTLFSHSNDHVPGILLLEAARQAAQAATPGRTFLPTSIQADFLQYVELDRPCWIEALPVPADGVSPAGVRIRAVQDDEPAFTCTLRTPDLRQTGLSDARSRRS is encoded by the coding sequence GTGCGAAGAAGGAGCTCCCCGGAACACCTGAGACAGCTGGTCCACCGGCCCGATCCGCAGGACGTGTTCCCGACCGGACTGACCAGGCTGACCGACTCCCAGTTCTCGGTGTCGGCCCACTGGCCGAGGCCGCACCGCTTCTTCGCCCCGGTCGCGGGCCACCAGGACCCCCTGCTGATCGCGGAGACGATGCGGCAGACCACCATGCTGATCGCGCACTCCGAGTTCGGGGTGCCCCTCGGGGACGCGTTCGTGATGTGGGAGCTGCGGTACGCCTCGGAGGCCGGGCGCCTCGTGCTGGGCGAGGAGCCCTGGGACATCACGGTGGACGTGTCCTGCTCCCGGATACAGCGACGCGGCAGGAGCCTCGGCTCCATGCACCTGGAGCTCCTCCTGCACCGCCGCGGCACCGTGCTGGCCACCGGCGGCGGGCGGATCAGCTGCACCTCCGCCAGGGCCTACCAGCGGGTACGAGGACACCGCGCCGACATGCTCGACGCGCGGATACCCCTCCTGCCCGCCGTCGCACCCCGGACCGTGGGCAGGACCTCCGAGCACGACGTCGTCCTCGCTCCCGCGGCGGCGCCCAGCACCTGGGCGCTTCGGCTGGACACCCGGCATCCGACGCTCTTCAGCCATTCCAACGACCATGTTCCGGGCATTCTGCTGCTGGAGGCCGCCCGACAGGCGGCCCAGGCGGCCACGCCCGGCCGCACCTTCCTCCCGACATCGATACAGGCCGACTTCCTCCAGTACGTGGAGCTCGACCGCCCCTGCTGGATCGAGGCCCTGCCCGTCCCCGCCGACGGCGTCTCGCCCGCCGGGGTACGCATACGGGCCGTCCAGGACGACGAACCCGCCTTCACCTGCACCCTCCGTACGCCGGATCTCCGTCAGACCGGCCTCAGCGACGCCCGGAGCCGCCGCTCATGA
- a CDS encoding Ku protein, whose amino-acid sequence MPRPLWTGAISFGLVTIPIKVISASEDRAIHFHQFHLSDMGRVRTRKVCDLDGEELSQDEIGKGYEITKDETVPVTDEELDQMPLPTAKAIEIVSFVDAAGIDPVRIADSYYLASGGQVAAKPYTLLRQALERSEKVAVAKFAWHGRERLGMLQVRDEAIVLHVLHWPDEIRSPESLAPKDVELDENEIEQAVQLTETMAADDISGFRDHYREALEQLIEAKSEGKETPKPAEDTERESGQVMDLMAALNASVEAAKESRGTDEGDATDATDATVHPMRSRRKAPAKKTAAKKTAAKKTAAKKATAKKTAATQSQQKRSAS is encoded by the coding sequence ATGCCGCGACCCCTGTGGACCGGAGCGATCAGTTTCGGGCTGGTCACGATCCCGATCAAGGTGATCAGTGCGAGCGAGGACCGCGCGATCCACTTCCATCAGTTCCACCTGTCGGACATGGGCCGGGTGCGGACCCGCAAGGTGTGCGACCTCGACGGCGAGGAGCTGTCGCAGGACGAGATCGGCAAGGGTTACGAGATCACGAAGGACGAGACCGTCCCGGTCACGGACGAGGAGCTCGACCAGATGCCGCTGCCGACCGCGAAGGCGATCGAGATCGTCTCGTTCGTCGACGCGGCCGGCATCGACCCGGTCCGGATCGCCGACTCGTACTACCTGGCGAGCGGCGGCCAGGTCGCCGCGAAGCCGTACACCCTGCTCCGGCAGGCGCTTGAGCGCTCGGAGAAGGTCGCCGTCGCCAAGTTCGCCTGGCACGGCCGCGAACGCCTCGGCATGCTCCAGGTCCGCGATGAGGCGATCGTGCTCCACGTCCTGCACTGGCCCGACGAGATCCGCAGCCCGGAGTCCCTCGCGCCGAAGGACGTGGAACTGGACGAGAACGAGATCGAGCAGGCCGTCCAGCTCACCGAGACCATGGCCGCCGACGACATCTCCGGCTTCCGGGACCACTACCGCGAGGCCCTGGAGCAGCTCATCGAGGCGAAGTCGGAGGGCAAGGAGACTCCGAAGCCGGCCGAGGACACGGAGCGGGAATCCGGGCAGGTCATGGACCTGATGGCGGCCCTGAACGCCTCCGTGGAGGCCGCGAAGGAGAGCCGAGGCACCGACGAGGGCGATGCCACGGATGCCACGGATGCCACGGTGCACCCGATGCGGTCGCGCAGGAAGGCCCCGGCGAAGAAGACGGCGGCGAAGAAGACGGCAGCGAAGAAGACAGCAGCCAAGAAGGCTACGGCCAAGAAGACCGCCGCGACCCAGTCCCAGCAGAAGCGCAGCGCGTCCTGA
- a CDS encoding RNB domain-containing ribonuclease: MPRRHLHLTGAAGTPLRTALRELRTELRLPEDFPPDVHAEAAEAARNPVVAGHEDATELPFLTIDPPTSTDLDQAMHLERRAHGYRVHYAIADVAAFVRPGGALDAEAHRRVTTFYLPDGKVPLHPTSLSEGAASLLPGRTRPAVLWEIDLDAEGRAVATRVRRALVRSRAKLDYAGVQQRIDAGTAEELLALLRDIGTLREEQEVARGGISLNVPEQEIVERDGGYGLEYRAPLPADGWNAQISLLTGMAAAHLMAESGTGILRTLPVAPDGAVARLRRSAEALHVDWPHHVPYAQVVRSLDPKRTDHAAFLQDCTTLLRGAGYTVFEHGDLPAPAVHAAVADLYTHCTAPLRRLVDRYAAELCVATAGDREPPEWVLAALPALPKEMADGTRRANTVERECVDLVEAALLKDRIGTVFDGYVVDVKEQDPATGTIHIDDPAIVGRIEGGSTPLPLGERLRVRLTQADPGTSKVLFAPA, from the coding sequence ATGCCCCGCCGCCACCTCCACCTGACCGGCGCAGCCGGCACCCCGCTGCGGACGGCCCTGCGCGAGCTGCGCACCGAACTCCGGCTCCCCGAGGACTTCCCGCCCGACGTCCACGCCGAAGCGGCCGAGGCGGCGAGGAACCCGGTGGTCGCCGGGCACGAGGACGCCACGGAGCTGCCGTTCCTCACCATCGACCCGCCCACCTCCACGGACCTCGACCAGGCGATGCACCTCGAACGCCGTGCCCACGGCTACCGCGTGCACTACGCCATCGCGGACGTCGCCGCCTTCGTCCGCCCCGGCGGCGCGCTCGACGCCGAGGCCCACCGCCGGGTGACGACGTTCTACCTCCCCGACGGCAAGGTGCCGCTGCACCCCACCTCGCTCTCCGAGGGCGCCGCCAGCCTCCTCCCGGGCCGGACCCGCCCCGCCGTGCTCTGGGAGATCGACCTCGACGCCGAGGGCCGCGCCGTCGCCACCCGGGTGCGCCGGGCGCTCGTACGCAGCCGCGCCAAGCTCGACTACGCGGGCGTGCAGCAGCGGATCGACGCGGGCACCGCGGAGGAGCTCCTCGCGCTGCTCAGGGACATCGGCACCCTCCGCGAGGAGCAGGAGGTCGCCAGAGGCGGCATCTCCCTCAACGTGCCGGAGCAGGAGATCGTCGAGCGGGACGGCGGCTACGGGCTCGAATACCGGGCCCCGCTGCCCGCCGACGGCTGGAACGCCCAGATCTCCCTGCTCACCGGCATGGCCGCGGCCCACCTGATGGCCGAGAGCGGAACCGGCATCCTGCGTACCCTGCCGGTCGCCCCGGACGGCGCCGTCGCCCGCCTCCGCCGCTCGGCCGAGGCCCTGCACGTCGACTGGCCGCACCACGTCCCGTACGCACAGGTCGTCCGCTCCCTCGACCCGAAGCGGACCGACCACGCCGCCTTCCTCCAGGACTGCACCACGCTGCTGCGCGGCGCCGGATACACCGTCTTCGAGCACGGCGACCTGCCCGCCCCCGCCGTCCACGCCGCCGTCGCCGACCTCTACACGCACTGCACCGCGCCGCTGCGCCGCCTCGTCGACCGGTACGCCGCCGAACTGTGCGTCGCCACCGCCGGGGACCGCGAGCCGCCCGAGTGGGTCCTGGCCGCGCTGCCCGCCCTGCCGAAGGAGATGGCCGACGGGACCCGGCGGGCCAACACGGTGGAGCGCGAGTGCGTGGACCTGGTCGAGGCCGCGCTGCTCAAGGACCGGATCGGAACGGTCTTCGACGGGTACGTGGTCGACGTGAAGGAACAGGATCCGGCCACCGGCACCATCCACATCGATGACCCGGCGATCGTCGGCCGGATCGAGGGCGGCAGCACGCCGCTCCCGCTCGGGGAACGGCTGCGGGTACGGCTCACACAGGCGGACCCGGGCACGTCGAAGGTGCTGTTCGCACCCGCCTGA
- a CDS encoding VOC family protein — translation MSVRRVVPNIPVVAGSGPDGEAATMRANAAFYGLLGFEEVMNQGWIMTLAPPSEPTAQISFMSADRTAPVTPDVSVEVADADEAHTALVRAGAEIVYGPQDEEWGVRRFFVRDPNGRVINVLSHR, via the coding sequence ATGTCAGTCCGCCGTGTCGTCCCCAACATCCCCGTCGTCGCGGGCTCGGGTCCCGACGGCGAGGCCGCCACCATGCGGGCGAACGCCGCGTTCTACGGGCTGCTGGGGTTCGAGGAGGTCATGAACCAGGGCTGGATCATGACGCTCGCCCCGCCCTCGGAACCCACCGCCCAGATCAGCTTCATGAGCGCCGACCGGACCGCACCCGTCACGCCGGACGTCAGCGTGGAGGTGGCGGACGCGGACGAGGCACACACGGCGCTGGTGCGCGCGGGCGCGGAGATCGTGTACGGCCCGCAGGACGAGGAGTGGGGCGTGCGCCGCTTCTTCGTCCGCGATCCCAACGGCCGGGTCATCAACGTCCTGAGCCATCGCTGA
- a CDS encoding NAD(P)-dependent oxidoreductase, with translation MTTRILITGATGFVGSRVAAAARATPGVSLRLMTHRTEPDAPATTADGPDFETVYGDLADPGTLRGSCEGIDAVIHCASHVGSGEQTARTVNDLGTRALVDEAVRSDVGRIVQLSTASVYGRGPFTALLPGMAEPAPASAVSLTRAAAEQHVLAAGGAVLRPHIVHGAGDRWAIPGLVALLRYLSAGPVGCDARHSMIDVATLGRALLGAALSEKAPAGVYHVNHPEPVSCSEVLSTVLTELSLPWASMEIGVDEARARLAGVPYAKHHFEMLTVDHWFADERVWQDFGCEPGPDFRTSFAEHAPWYRKFLSR, from the coding sequence ATGACCACGCGCATCCTCATCACCGGGGCCACCGGCTTCGTCGGCAGCCGGGTGGCCGCCGCCGCCCGCGCGACCCCCGGCGTCAGCCTCCGGCTGATGACGCACCGCACCGAGCCCGACGCCCCGGCCACGACGGCCGACGGACCGGACTTCGAGACGGTGTACGGGGATCTCGCCGATCCCGGGACGCTGCGCGGCAGCTGCGAGGGCATCGACGCGGTGATCCACTGCGCCTCGCACGTCGGCTCCGGCGAACAGACGGCCCGGACCGTCAACGACCTGGGCACCCGGGCCCTGGTCGACGAGGCCGTACGCAGCGACGTCGGCCGGATCGTCCAGCTCAGCACCGCGTCCGTCTACGGCCGGGGCCCCTTCACGGCGCTGCTCCCCGGAATGGCCGAACCGGCCCCCGCCTCGGCCGTCAGCCTGACCAGGGCCGCCGCGGAACAGCACGTCCTCGCGGCGGGCGGGGCCGTCCTGCGCCCGCACATCGTCCACGGGGCGGGGGACCGGTGGGCGATTCCCGGACTGGTGGCCCTGCTGCGGTACCTGTCGGCCGGACCGGTCGGCTGCGACGCCCGCCATTCGATGATCGACGTGGCGACGCTGGGGCGTGCGCTGCTCGGGGCGGCGCTCTCCGAGAAGGCCCCGGCCGGTGTCTACCACGTGAACCATCCGGAGCCGGTGAGCTGTTCCGAGGTCCTGTCGACGGTCCTCACCGAGCTCTCGCTGCCGTGGGCGAGCATGGAGATCGGGGTGGACGAGGCCCGCGCCCGGCTGGCCGGTGTCCCGTACGCGAAGCACCATTTCGAGATGCTCACCGTGGACCACTGGTTCGCCGACGAGCGGGTCTGGCAGGACTTCGGCTGCGAGCCGGGTCCGGACTTCCGTACGTCCTTCGCCGAACACGCACCCTGGTACCGGAAGTTCCTCAGCCGCTGA
- a CDS encoding TetR/AcrR family transcriptional regulator translates to MTDLADPPATDRPGQIVTAARTLLEQEGPEALTMRRLAARVGITAPSLYKHFPDKSSVVNALAGVMLRETAEALESAESTAPGSFPALATAYRTHALAHPHLYRLTTGRPLPPDLEERAAAPLFRALADDADRARAAWAFAHGMVTMELNGRFPAGSDVAAAWTVGIAAFAASVRL, encoded by the coding sequence GTGACCGACCTCGCGGACCCGCCCGCCACCGACCGCCCCGGCCAGATAGTCACCGCCGCGCGCACGCTCCTGGAGCAGGAGGGCCCGGAGGCGCTCACCATGCGCCGGCTCGCCGCCCGGGTGGGCATCACCGCGCCGTCCCTCTACAAGCACTTCCCGGACAAGTCCTCGGTGGTGAACGCCCTGGCCGGCGTGATGCTGCGGGAGACGGCCGAGGCCCTCGAATCGGCCGAGTCCACCGCCCCTGGCTCCTTCCCGGCCCTGGCCACCGCCTACCGCACCCACGCCCTCGCCCACCCCCACCTCTACCGCCTCACCACGGGCCGCCCCCTCCCCCCGGACCTGGAGGAACGCGCCGCCGCCCCGCTGTTCCGCGCCCTCGCGGACGACGCGGACCGCGCCCGCGCCGCCTGGGCCTTCGCCCACGGCATGGTGACGATGGAACTCAACGGCCGCTTCCCCGCGGGCTCCGACGTCGCGGCGGCGTGGACAGTGGGGATCGCGGCGTTCGCTGCTTCGGTCCGCCTCTGA
- a CDS encoding ScbR family autoregulator-binding transcription factor — translation MAQQARAIQTRRSILVAAAEVFDERGYSSATISEILARAGATKGALYFHFTSKEDLALGVMDIQLHSDPLPPQLTKLQELVDQGMILAYRLRHEPLVRASVGLAMDQAVEGLDRGTPFRAWIDRLELLLRAAKGQGELLPHVDPGETAEMLAGSFSGIQVMSQVLSHREDLGRRISVLLHYVLPSISTPAVLATLDMAEDRGERLLRLLETVPTQTGAPN, via the coding sequence ATGGCACAACAGGCGCGCGCGATCCAGACCCGCAGGTCGATCCTGGTGGCGGCCGCCGAGGTGTTCGACGAGCGTGGCTACAGCAGCGCGACCATCAGCGAGATCCTCGCGCGGGCAGGGGCGACCAAGGGCGCGCTCTACTTCCACTTCACCTCGAAGGAGGATCTCGCGCTCGGGGTGATGGACATACAGCTGCACAGCGATCCGCTGCCGCCGCAGCTGACCAAACTCCAGGAACTGGTGGACCAGGGCATGATCCTCGCCTACCGCCTGCGCCATGAGCCGCTGGTACGGGCCAGTGTCGGCCTGGCCATGGACCAGGCCGTGGAGGGCCTCGACCGGGGCACACCCTTCCGTGCCTGGATAGACCGGCTCGAACTCCTGCTGCGCGCGGCGAAGGGCCAGGGCGAGCTGCTGCCGCACGTCGACCCGGGCGAGACGGCCGAGATGCTGGCCGGATCCTTCTCGGGCATCCAGGTGATGTCGCAGGTCCTGTCCCACCGCGAGGACCTCGGGCGGCGCATCTCGGTCCTGCTGCACTACGTACTGCCGAGCATCTCGACGCCGGCCGTTCTGGCCACTCTGGATATGGCCGAAGATCGCGGTGAACGTCTCCTCCGCCTCCTCGAAACCGTACCGACCCAGACCGGCGCCCCCAACTGA
- a CDS encoding ArsR family transcriptional regulator: MLRIEFGTEDLNRLRLAESVHPLWETALSLQLLQNRHAALVFDPWRRKARADLDDEGLTGTTAALMRICPHAEYFPDFLTPRTGDTGLEAGLDAVLSTPRERLGRELGQLYPDRCMPASVRRLAEGDLAALHWLGQALRRFHSVAVAPYQDAIRAEVAADLPHRSQAALTSGAEGLLASYQSELIRRDGALECAYPIEWELTLDGRPLHLIPSFFCTRWPVTLADPGLPPVLVLPLAPAPGWLDRVRPPSGTLDSLGRLLGHTRAQVLDVLDRPMSTGGIAAELFLAPASASRHTAVLREAGLISSHRRRHEVLHRRTSLGEALLNGEPRTA; this comes from the coding sequence ATGCTGCGTATCGAGTTCGGCACGGAGGATCTCAACCGGCTGCGGCTGGCGGAATCCGTCCATCCACTGTGGGAAACGGCGCTGAGTCTGCAGCTGTTGCAGAACCGGCACGCCGCACTGGTCTTTGATCCGTGGCGCCGCAAGGCGCGCGCGGACCTGGACGACGAGGGGCTGACCGGGACGACGGCCGCGCTGATGCGGATCTGCCCGCACGCGGAGTACTTCCCGGACTTCCTCACCCCGCGCACCGGCGACACCGGCCTGGAGGCCGGGCTGGACGCGGTGCTGTCGACGCCGCGCGAACGGCTGGGACGGGAGCTCGGGCAGCTCTACCCGGACCGGTGCATGCCCGCGTCCGTGCGCCGGCTCGCCGAGGGGGATCTCGCGGCGCTGCACTGGCTGGGCCAGGCGCTGCGGCGGTTCCACAGCGTGGCGGTGGCCCCGTACCAGGACGCGATCCGCGCCGAGGTCGCCGCCGATCTGCCGCACCGCTCGCAGGCGGCGCTCACCTCGGGCGCGGAGGGGCTGCTGGCCAGCTACCAGTCGGAGCTGATCCGGCGGGACGGTGCGCTGGAGTGCGCGTATCCGATCGAGTGGGAACTGACGCTGGACGGGCGCCCGTTGCACCTGATCCCGTCGTTCTTCTGCACCCGCTGGCCGGTGACGCTGGCGGACCCCGGGCTGCCGCCGGTCCTGGTGCTCCCGCTGGCGCCCGCGCCGGGCTGGCTGGACCGCGTCCGCCCGCCGTCCGGCACGCTCGACTCACTGGGCCGACTGCTCGGCCACACCCGCGCGCAGGTGCTCGACGTCCTGGACCGGCCCATGTCGACCGGCGGGATCGCGGCCGAGCTGTTCCTCGCCCCGGCGAGCGCGAGCCGGCACACGGCGGTGCTGCGTGAGGCCGGCCTGATCAGTTCGCACCGCCGGCGCCACGAAGTGCTTCACCGACGCACCTCGCTGGGCGAGGCGCTGCTGAACGGCGAGCCGCGCACGGCGTGA
- a CDS encoding Uma2 family endonuclease produces the protein MPHEPLSQADVLLEGFLALDTPEGFRAELIEGEIVVTPPPDGDHEDCISLILEQVIRHARTDMDFSGNKGLKLRGGGGCPENHAIPDGTFAPTELRLYRGADPWMPCEGVALVVEVTSSRPAADRTGKRHCYARGPVPLYLLVDREQSSVTLFSDPQGDDYRQHCTVPFGKAIRLPEPFGLDLETETFL, from the coding sequence ATGCCGCACGAACCGCTCTCGCAGGCGGACGTCCTGCTTGAGGGCTTCCTGGCGCTGGATACGCCGGAGGGCTTCCGGGCCGAGCTGATCGAGGGCGAGATCGTCGTGACGCCGCCGCCGGACGGGGATCATGAGGACTGCATCAGCCTGATTCTTGAGCAGGTGATCAGGCATGCCCGGACCGATATGGACTTCTCCGGGAACAAGGGCCTGAAGCTGCGCGGTGGCGGGGGGTGCCCCGAGAACCACGCCATCCCCGACGGCACCTTCGCCCCCACCGAACTGCGCCTGTACCGGGGAGCGGATCCCTGGATGCCCTGCGAGGGCGTGGCCCTGGTCGTCGAGGTCACCTCGTCCAGACCGGCGGCCGACCGCACCGGCAAGCGCCACTGCTATGCCCGGGGGCCCGTACCCCTCTACCTGCTGGTCGATCGCGAACAGTCATCGGTGACCCTGTTCAGCGACCCGCAGGGGGACGACTACCGCCAGCACTGCACCGTCCCGTTCGGCAAGGCCATCCGCCTTCCGGAGCCCTTCGGGCTGGATCTGGAGACCGAGACGTTCCTCTGA
- a CDS encoding YdcF family protein has translation MVAYVPAVLLFVAFCVGTLHERRRFSNAVLLGLSLTFAAAAWLAGLARSQPAAGREIGIVLVLLVAVGIAILAWFLISNGVTMVRKEGRSPANLLSLLTGLALVVLLALMITALILENVTLVVVTGTVLALAGYIAFLFVCFVVYAFLYGRLHIHRKADYVVVLGAGLINGTRVSPLLAGRLERARAVHTRLTARGRQPVLLASGGQGPDESLPESHAMAEYLIERGFPAALIEREDRSTTTEQNLRYSKSIMEKAHPDYRCVVVTNNYHVFRAAVTARREGVRGHVVGSPTAAYFWPSAMIREFVAILRTYWRTNLAVCLLLVLGGASIWLLR, from the coding sequence ATGGTGGCCTATGTTCCAGCAGTCCTGCTCTTCGTCGCCTTCTGTGTCGGCACGCTCCACGAGCGCCGGCGTTTCAGCAACGCCGTCCTCCTGGGACTGTCGCTCACCTTCGCCGCGGCCGCCTGGCTCGCCGGGCTGGCCCGGTCGCAACCGGCCGCGGGGAGGGAGATCGGCATCGTGCTCGTCCTCCTCGTGGCGGTGGGCATCGCCATCCTGGCCTGGTTCCTGATCTCCAACGGCGTGACGATGGTGCGCAAGGAGGGCAGAAGCCCCGCCAACCTCCTGTCCCTGCTGACAGGGCTTGCCCTGGTGGTCCTTCTCGCACTGATGATCACCGCCCTGATCCTGGAGAACGTCACCCTGGTGGTGGTGACAGGCACAGTGCTCGCCCTGGCCGGCTACATCGCCTTCCTGTTCGTCTGCTTCGTCGTCTACGCGTTTCTCTACGGCCGCCTCCACATCCACCGCAAGGCCGACTACGTGGTGGTGCTCGGTGCCGGTCTCATCAACGGCACCAGGGTGTCGCCGCTGCTGGCCGGCCGGCTTGAGCGGGCCCGAGCCGTGCACACGAGGCTGACAGCTCGCGGCAGGCAGCCCGTCCTTCTCGCCTCCGGCGGTCAGGGGCCCGACGAGAGCCTGCCGGAGTCACACGCGATGGCCGAGTACCTGATCGAGCGCGGATTCCCGGCCGCCCTGATCGAGCGCGAGGACCGCTCGACGACGACCGAGCAGAATCTGCGCTACAGCAAATCGATCATGGAGAAGGCCCATCCCGACTACCGGTGTGTCGTGGTCACGAACAATTACCACGTCTTCCGCGCCGCGGTGACCGCCCGCCGGGAGGGGGTCAGAGGCCACGTCGTCGGGTCACCCACTGCCGCGTACTTCTGGCCCAGCGCGATGATCCGCGAGTTCGTCGCCATTCTCCGGACGTACTGGCGCACCAATCTGGCCGTCTGCCTGCTCCTTGTCCTGGGCGGCGCAAGCATTTGGCTGCTCAGGTGA